In one Natronosalvus amylolyticus genomic region, the following are encoded:
- a CDS encoding glycosyl transferase family 2 — protein sequence MEYTQERIATLHQLTSGPVGFDGLEGILEQTAIVVPMTDREQESPAAAGVLSALETLEPEPAAVIVPVRADSDTIEPFREWLESFSLPIHVRWCTAPAVDTLLGKHDLEGAYGKGRDVWLALGEAADEAEYVVVHDADATSFRADHIARLLAPLSMGYCFSKGYYARVEDGNLYGRLCRLFYEPMVRTLQDSHDDPLLSYLAAFRYALAGEFAMTAELARTLRPPRTWGLEVATLGDAYSFAGFDGTAQVDLGVHQHDHRPVSGSGGLESMSQEVARTLFAVIESSGVDIEYETLTSRYLSRAESLVEQYEADAIFNGLAYDPGDEQTQIQRYAAAITELFPSGTESRGERARLEAASHERLPAWRETPFGSDAVRAASTPWQAPLSEPTTQD from the coding sequence ATGGAGTACACCCAGGAGCGAATCGCCACGCTCCACCAGTTGACGTCAGGGCCGGTTGGGTTCGACGGCCTCGAGGGAATTCTCGAGCAAACGGCAATTGTGGTCCCCATGACGGACCGCGAACAGGAGAGTCCGGCGGCGGCTGGTGTCCTCTCGGCGCTCGAAACCCTCGAACCGGAACCGGCTGCTGTCATCGTTCCCGTCCGTGCAGATTCGGACACAATCGAGCCGTTTCGCGAGTGGCTCGAGTCGTTTTCCCTGCCAATTCACGTTCGCTGGTGTACCGCGCCAGCTGTCGATACACTGCTCGGAAAACACGACCTCGAGGGTGCGTACGGAAAGGGCAGGGACGTGTGGCTCGCCCTGGGTGAAGCCGCTGACGAGGCCGAGTACGTGGTGGTCCACGATGCCGACGCCACGAGCTTTCGCGCAGATCACATCGCTCGCTTGCTCGCGCCGCTGTCGATGGGATATTGCTTTTCTAAGGGGTATTACGCTCGCGTCGAAGACGGAAACCTGTACGGACGTCTGTGCCGGCTCTTTTATGAACCCATGGTTCGCACACTGCAAGACAGCCACGATGACCCATTGTTGTCGTATCTCGCCGCCTTTCGGTACGCCCTCGCAGGCGAGTTTGCGATGACGGCCGAACTCGCGAGAACGCTCCGCCCGCCTCGCACCTGGGGGCTCGAGGTCGCAACACTCGGTGATGCGTACTCGTTTGCTGGTTTCGACGGAACTGCCCAGGTCGACCTCGGGGTACACCAACACGACCATCGGCCGGTGAGTGGTAGCGGCGGGCTCGAGAGCATGAGTCAGGAAGTGGCTCGGACGCTGTTTGCTGTGATTGAATCGTCGGGAGTGGACATCGAATACGAGACGCTCACGTCCAGGTATCTCTCGCGAGCGGAGTCCCTCGTCGAGCAGTACGAGGCCGATGCGATATTTAATGGTCTCGCATACGATCCGGGCGACGAGCAGACGCAGATCCAACGGTATGCAGCGGCAATAACTGAACTCTTCCCGTCTGGAACGGAATCGAGGGGAGAACGGGCCCGCCTCGAAGCCGCGAGTCACGAACGACTCCCTGCCTGGCGAGAGACTCCGTTCGGTTCCGATGCCGTCCGGGCGGCGTCGACACCCTGGCAAGCCCCACTTTCGGAGCCCACCACACAAGACTAA
- a CDS encoding DUF7519 family protein, whose translation MTAATRDGRLLTLGLLGLLCLSVLWVLGPVHGGILALAGGYAIVAGHRFIMDEGLERQLLGSVLTSLGAVAAVSGISSTSGLEQIVASVFVLAIGGVGFGLSGSISRPARHTRAVRGSALTGVISGVGLVAVFTGYLATLVTVSVTVFGGITATPDNSVVSLLVLSLVTIVLVSFVVSIAESAGLEDLPFVSFGTLYDHVRSASEWAFYVAIVLGFILLSSGNAGIFGATLEVLGPVGTLLGTFLTLGVGHLLVGVVAGGAVLICTGWIGYPIVRGLLEPYPLQSLALAGGGLVALLVALPSAALLGFDPVIATGLVCLTLLGVAILESVGRFGVALVALTTNRLRHLQLVTGCLALFGATVVASQAGLSPIGVFLGIGTTLFIWDVGTTTRELSVFAGNDMHTREPIFVRAAATIPVGLLGVGIATGAMYGLGAVSPPSNRWEALAPVAIALVAFFALVSAIVLETVDGRSWFGHAFGWIERNRLVTILGLVAASLGTALVFDGVIGVGASVGLLIGVLLFVLWLFKRVGSTSQFGDLRPPPP comes from the coding sequence ATGACGGCAGCCACACGTGATGGCCGGCTGCTCACGCTCGGGCTTTTAGGCCTGCTGTGCCTCAGCGTTCTATGGGTCCTTGGTCCCGTCCATGGTGGGATACTCGCTCTCGCCGGTGGGTACGCAATCGTCGCTGGCCATCGGTTTATCATGGACGAAGGACTCGAGCGACAGCTCCTCGGGAGTGTGCTGACGAGTCTCGGTGCAGTGGCTGCAGTGAGTGGAATCTCGAGCACGTCTGGCCTCGAGCAAATCGTTGCCAGTGTGTTCGTCCTTGCAATCGGTGGTGTCGGGTTCGGCCTTTCGGGTTCGATTTCACGGCCCGCGAGACACACCAGAGCAGTCCGCGGGTCGGCACTGACTGGCGTAATAAGTGGCGTTGGGCTGGTGGCCGTCTTCACCGGGTACCTCGCTACGCTGGTGACGGTCAGTGTGACCGTTTTCGGCGGTATCACGGCGACTCCCGATAACAGTGTTGTGTCGCTACTCGTTCTCTCTCTGGTGACCATCGTCCTCGTCTCGTTCGTCGTTTCTATCGCGGAATCTGCTGGCCTCGAAGACCTGCCATTCGTCTCGTTTGGTACGCTGTACGACCACGTTCGGTCAGCATCTGAGTGGGCGTTTTATGTAGCGATTGTGCTGGGCTTCATCCTGCTTTCGTCCGGTAACGCGGGCATCTTTGGAGCGACCCTCGAGGTACTCGGTCCCGTTGGAACGCTACTGGGGACGTTCCTCACGCTTGGCGTGGGACACCTCCTGGTCGGGGTGGTCGCAGGCGGTGCTGTCCTCATCTGCACGGGGTGGATCGGATATCCAATCGTGCGCGGACTGCTCGAGCCCTATCCCCTGCAGTCGCTCGCACTGGCTGGAGGTGGTCTGGTTGCGCTACTCGTTGCCCTTCCGAGTGCCGCTCTTCTCGGCTTCGACCCGGTTATCGCGACCGGACTCGTGTGTTTAACCCTTCTCGGCGTCGCTATCCTCGAGTCTGTTGGTAGATTCGGCGTGGCGCTGGTGGCACTTACCACGAACCGACTCCGACACCTACAACTCGTTACTGGCTGTCTGGCTCTGTTTGGTGCGACCGTGGTCGCGTCTCAGGCGGGGCTCTCTCCGATTGGAGTGTTCCTCGGTATCGGGACTACACTATTCATCTGGGACGTCGGTACGACGACTCGAGAGCTCTCCGTTTTCGCCGGGAACGACATGCACACTCGCGAACCAATCTTCGTTCGGGCAGCGGCCACGATTCCTGTTGGTCTCCTCGGCGTCGGCATTGCCACAGGGGCAATGTACGGTCTCGGTGCCGTGTCACCACCATCGAATCGCTGGGAAGCGCTAGCGCCAGTGGCGATTGCGCTCGTCGCGTTCTTCGCTCTCGTGAGCGCGATCGTCCTCGAGACCGTCGACGGGCGATCGTGGTTCGGACACGCTTTCGGCTGGATTGAGCGGAACCGTCTCGTGACCATTCTCGGGCTGGTAGCGGCGTCCCTCGGCACGGCGCTCGTGTTCGACGGCGTTATTGGCGTTGGCGCTTCAGTTGGGTTGCTTATCGGTGTGCTCCTGTTCGTTCTGTGGTTGTTCAAACGTGTCGGATCGACCAGTCAGTTCGGCGATTTACGACCACCGCCACCGTGA
- a CDS encoding MFS transporter has protein sequence MSPASLRRPSGRTQVFGSLLAMVFLVNLGRVIYAPLLEPFRTTFGASEAAVGLLATLAWIGSASLRLPTGYLLTKIPRHRIVLVTGLILTASAIFAATAQTLEILYLGALAMGMASGMYFVAANPLVSELFPTRVGRMIGIHGTSSQLASVAAPLLVAGYFLIVWPIAAWRVVFLTIAAVALCSTFALYVTARRTELPDAGMADRRLRTALRTQWQIVITAVAVMSFVGLVWNGVFNFYVSFLVETRGFSQGRAQVFLTLLFATGVPAFFFTGRIADRVRFLPLLFAIMGAFSLALLGLTVVDSLVGIIAMTAITGYVIHSMFPAIDTYLLASLPDDSRGSSYALYSSATMPIQAFGSVILGTLLGTGLGYHSVFRGFAVGVALVLFVLIACYSAGWLPQGDNS, from the coding sequence ATGTCACCTGCCAGTCTCCGACGGCCATCAGGTCGGACACAAGTCTTCGGATCGTTACTGGCGATGGTGTTTCTGGTGAATCTGGGGCGCGTGATCTATGCGCCCTTGCTCGAACCGTTCCGCACGACTTTTGGGGCAAGTGAGGCCGCCGTGGGACTACTTGCGACGCTTGCCTGGATCGGGAGCGCCTCCTTGCGCCTTCCCACCGGGTATCTCTTAACGAAAATTCCCCGCCATCGGATCGTTCTCGTGACGGGGCTTATCCTCACTGCTTCGGCCATCTTCGCGGCAACGGCACAGACGCTCGAGATCCTGTATCTGGGTGCACTGGCGATGGGGATGGCCAGTGGCATGTACTTCGTCGCAGCCAATCCGCTCGTTAGTGAACTGTTTCCGACCCGTGTCGGGCGAATGATCGGTATTCACGGGACCTCGAGTCAACTTGCATCGGTTGCTGCTCCACTGCTGGTAGCGGGCTATTTCCTCATCGTCTGGCCAATCGCCGCCTGGCGGGTGGTTTTCTTGACGATCGCAGCAGTTGCACTGTGTTCGACGTTTGCGCTGTACGTGACGGCCCGTCGGACCGAACTGCCCGACGCAGGGATGGCTGACAGACGGCTGCGTACGGCTTTGCGCACCCAGTGGCAGATAGTCATCACCGCGGTCGCGGTCATGAGCTTCGTCGGCCTGGTCTGGAACGGCGTATTCAACTTTTACGTCTCGTTTCTGGTCGAAACGCGCGGATTCTCGCAGGGTCGCGCGCAGGTGTTTTTGACGCTCCTTTTCGCAACTGGCGTGCCGGCGTTCTTTTTTACCGGCCGCATCGCTGACCGCGTTCGGTTTCTTCCCCTACTCTTCGCGATCATGGGGGCGTTTTCGCTGGCGCTCCTCGGGTTGACAGTCGTAGACAGCCTCGTGGGAATCATCGCGATGACTGCCATCACAGGGTACGTCATCCACAGCATGTTCCCCGCAATCGACACCTATCTCCTCGCCTCGTTACCAGATGACAGTCGGGGAAGTTCCTACGCCCTCTACAGTAGCGCGACGATGCCGATTCAGGCCTTTGGGAGCGTGATCCTTGGGACCTTGCTGGGAACCGGCCTTGGATATCACAGCGTGTTCCGCGGGTTCGCAGTCGGTGTCGCTCTCGTGTTGTTCGTCCTGATCGCCTGCTACAGCGCTGGCTGGCTTCCGCAGGGAGATAATTCTTGA
- a CDS encoding DUF7109 family protein, giving the protein MDGTADELAGVVDLFGGLTRAELEQALTEIAYRSDGQDLDETAAEAAVDSALESFALVRYEDQRAIPEEDGSTEDPLLIAGPTAFPRTPEHAEDVPHILDVTERQIDREAAGKAAQERFIDVVDSSLSGNETESAHLEHLVDVSYDLEAWAPLDLSDERARLTDALDEE; this is encoded by the coding sequence ATGGATGGGACCGCCGACGAACTGGCCGGGGTCGTCGACCTGTTCGGTGGCCTCACTCGAGCGGAACTCGAGCAGGCGCTCACTGAAATCGCGTACCGTTCCGACGGCCAGGACCTCGACGAGACAGCCGCAGAAGCCGCCGTCGATAGCGCTCTCGAATCGTTTGCACTCGTTCGGTACGAGGACCAGAGGGCAATCCCCGAAGAGGACGGTTCGACGGAGGATCCGCTGTTGATCGCTGGACCGACGGCGTTCCCGCGTACCCCTGAGCATGCCGAAGACGTCCCCCACATCCTCGACGTTACGGAACGACAGATCGACCGAGAGGCCGCCGGGAAAGCGGCCCAGGAGCGCTTTATCGACGTCGTCGACAGTTCGCTTTCTGGGAACGAGACTGAGTCGGCCCACCTCGAGCACCTGGTCGACGTGAGTTACGACCTCGAGGCATGGGCCCCACTCGATTTGAGCGACGAACGGGCCCGACTCACCGATGCACTGGACGAAGAATAA
- a CDS encoding universal stress protein: MSKRILVPVDESDRATDAFEFTLEEFPEATIIAFHVIDPADFYAATGFEGGAMVNYDEIRERHEDRGEALLEKLATQADDAGVDCETELAIGSVSRSILEYTEDDTVDQIVIGSHGRTGASRILLGSVAESVARRSPVPVTIVR; encoded by the coding sequence ATGAGCAAACGAATCCTCGTCCCGGTCGACGAATCGGATCGTGCCACTGACGCGTTCGAGTTCACCCTCGAGGAATTCCCCGAGGCGACGATTATCGCGTTCCACGTTATCGACCCGGCCGATTTCTACGCTGCAACGGGCTTCGAAGGCGGCGCGATGGTCAACTACGACGAGATACGGGAGCGACACGAAGATAGAGGTGAGGCGTTGCTCGAGAAACTGGCCACACAGGCAGACGATGCTGGTGTCGACTGTGAAACCGAGCTGGCGATTGGAAGCGTTTCCCGGTCGATCCTCGAGTATACAGAGGATGACACGGTCGATCAGATCGTTATCGGCAGCCACGGCCGAACCGGTGCGAGTCGAATCCTGCTCGGCAGCGTCGCCGAATCGGTTGCCCGTCGGTCGCCCGTCCCGGTAACGATCGTTCGATAG
- a CDS encoding NUDIX hydrolase: MTTRRFDLEPVATHTPTRVTDQSYEAAVLAPIIDRDGEDHVLFTRRADHLGEHPGQMSFPGGGRESEDETILETALREADEEIGLEPHTVELVGQLDDIRTVTEYGVTPFVGQIPDRVYEPDENEVAEIVVLPLSGFLDPDNFEYERRDHPYYGDIIIHYFHVDDYTVWGATGRMLVQLLELATSFEAPERIERSKY, translated from the coding sequence ATGACGACCCGACGATTCGATCTCGAGCCGGTCGCCACCCACACACCCACACGGGTAACTGATCAGTCGTACGAAGCGGCCGTGCTCGCTCCGATTATCGATCGCGACGGCGAAGATCACGTACTCTTTACCCGTCGGGCCGACCATCTTGGCGAACACCCCGGACAGATGAGTTTCCCCGGTGGCGGACGAGAGTCCGAAGACGAGACCATCCTTGAGACGGCCCTTCGCGAGGCAGACGAGGAAATTGGCCTCGAGCCCCACACCGTCGAACTCGTTGGACAGTTGGACGATATTCGAACGGTGACCGAGTACGGGGTCACGCCGTTCGTCGGGCAGATCCCGGATCGCGTCTACGAACCGGACGAAAACGAGGTCGCGGAAATCGTCGTGTTACCACTTTCAGGATTCTTAGATCCGGACAATTTTGAGTACGAACGGAGGGATCATCCCTACTACGGAGACATTATTATTCACTATTTCCACGTCGATGACTACACCGTCTGGGGCGCAACGGGGCGTATGCTCGTCCAGTTACTCGAGCTTGCAACCTCGTTCGAAGCGCCCGAACGAATAGAGCGCTCGAAGTATTGA
- a CDS encoding HVO_0758 family zinc finger protein, translating into MKSVRKALREGELTKDTYERVVCAECEKPLKTENDPDTISTIRRCPDCDAEWEEIR; encoded by the coding sequence ATGAAATCAGTCCGGAAGGCACTTCGAGAGGGCGAACTCACTAAAGACACCTACGAACGAGTAGTCTGTGCCGAGTGTGAGAAGCCACTGAAGACCGAAAACGACCCGGACACCATCAGCACGATTCGGCGCTGTCCGGATTGCGATGCGGAGTGGGAAGAGATCCGGTAA
- a CDS encoding 50S ribosomal protein L15e: MARSFYSHIKEAWKNPGDGKLGELQWQRKQEWRKEGAIERIERPTRLDKARELGYKAKQGIVLTRVSVRKGNARKQRHKAGRRTKRQGVNRIGRRKNIQRIGEERVSRKYPNLRVLASYWVGEDGSQKWFEVILVDPNHPAIQNDDDLNWICDDAHTNRAFRGLTNAGKSNRGLQNRGKGTEKVRPSLNSGKRSSD; the protein is encoded by the coding sequence ATGGCACGAAGCTTCTACTCCCACATCAAGGAGGCATGGAAGAACCCGGGCGACGGCAAGCTCGGTGAACTGCAGTGGCAACGAAAACAGGAGTGGCGCAAAGAGGGCGCAATCGAGCGCATCGAGCGTCCAACCCGTCTCGACAAGGCTCGAGAACTCGGCTACAAGGCCAAACAGGGAATCGTCCTCACCCGCGTTTCCGTTCGCAAAGGGAACGCACGTAAACAGCGACACAAAGCCGGTCGCCGAACGAAGCGTCAGGGCGTCAACCGCATTGGCCGCCGCAAGAACATCCAGCGCATCGGTGAAGAGCGCGTCTCGCGAAAGTACCCCAACCTTCGCGTGCTTGCCAGCTACTGGGTCGGTGAAGACGGCAGCCAGAAGTGGTTCGAAGTGATCCTCGTCGATCCGAACCACCCTGCCATCCAGAACGACGACGACCTCAACTGGATCTGTGACGACGCCCACACCAACCGTGCGTTCCGCGGTCTGACCAATGCCGGGAAATCCAACCGCGGTCTGCAAAACCGCGGCAAAGGCACTGAAAAGGTTCGTCCCTCGCTGAACAGCGGTAAACGAAGCTCCGACTAA
- a CDS encoding aldo/keto reductase translates to MVTESATWDYRDRFYEDFGRTYFRRYGDGLVSSIGLGTYLGAPTDEVDERYVHAIEHALELGCNVIDTAINYRHQRSERAVGRAVEQTDVDRDAIFVSTKGGFVPFDRDRPNNPGAYVKETYVDTGAIERDDLVAGSHCIAPNYIEGQLDRSLENLGLDSIDCYYVHNPETQLRERSPEAVYDQLEDTFTRLEKRAAVGDIDHYGLATWDAFRVPADHPSHLSIAQIVDRARAAAREAGTGGTHFRAIQLPFNVAMADAFTVESQAGADGTQSVLWFAANAGLDVFTSASIAQGELLEELPEGVAAVLEGETTVQRAINFARSAPGVTSSLVGMSRPAHVEENVGAGRYDPLGAQTFDDVFE, encoded by the coding sequence ATGGTCACTGAATCGGCGACCTGGGACTATCGCGATCGATTCTACGAGGACTTCGGTCGGACGTACTTCCGACGGTACGGCGATGGACTGGTTTCGAGCATCGGTCTTGGAACGTATCTCGGTGCGCCCACTGACGAGGTCGACGAGCGATATGTACACGCTATCGAGCACGCACTCGAGTTGGGATGCAACGTCATCGACACGGCTATCAACTATCGACACCAGCGCAGCGAGCGCGCTGTGGGTCGCGCTGTCGAGCAGACCGATGTCGACCGTGACGCCATTTTCGTGTCGACGAAAGGCGGATTCGTTCCCTTCGACCGTGATCGTCCGAACAATCCTGGAGCGTACGTCAAAGAAACGTACGTCGATACGGGTGCCATCGAGCGTGATGACCTGGTTGCCGGCAGTCACTGTATTGCCCCCAACTACATCGAGGGGCAACTCGATCGATCACTCGAAAATCTCGGCCTCGACAGTATCGACTGCTACTACGTTCACAATCCCGAAACCCAACTCCGAGAGCGCTCACCAGAAGCGGTGTACGACCAACTCGAGGATACCTTCACCAGACTCGAGAAACGGGCAGCTGTGGGCGACATCGACCACTATGGGCTGGCGACGTGGGACGCCTTTCGCGTTCCGGCAGACCATCCATCGCACCTGTCTATTGCGCAAATCGTCGACCGTGCACGTGCGGCCGCAAGAGAAGCAGGAACCGGCGGCACACACTTCAGGGCAATTCAACTGCCGTTCAACGTCGCGATGGCCGATGCCTTCACCGTCGAATCCCAGGCCGGGGCTGACGGAACCCAGAGCGTCCTCTGGTTTGCCGCCAATGCGGGGTTAGACGTCTTCACCAGCGCGAGTATCGCCCAGGGAGAACTGCTCGAGGAGTTACCGGAGGGAGTTGCCGCCGTCCTCGAGGGGGAGACCACTGTCCAGCGCGCGATTAACTTCGCGCGCTCGGCCCCCGGAGTTACGTCGTCACTGGTCGGTATGAGTCGGCCGGCACACGTCGAAGAAAACGTTGGCGCGGGGCGTTACGACCCACTCGGAGCCCAGACTTTCGATGACGTGTTCGAATAG